A genomic window from Providencia alcalifaciens includes:
- a CDS encoding adenine deaminase has product MKLTNQTRRRAVQAAKGEMPFDLLLTNANIIDMVTGEIRPADIGIIEGLIASVHPTGSRTDSHETHNLSGKFISPGFIDTHVHLESSHLPPARYADIVLTQGTTAVFWDPHELANVLGLDGVRYAIDASRNLPLDVMVAAPSSVPSTPGLEMSGADFAGQEMSTMLSWSEVRGVAEVMDMFGVLNGSERMEEILEAGLSSGKIIEGHARGLKGADLQAYLAAGVTSDHELTSAEDALEKLRAGLTLEIRGSHPYLLPEIVAALQTLPHLSSQITVCTDDVPPDILIEKGGVIALLNLLIEHGMQATDVLRFATLNGAIRLQRNDLGLIAAGRRANLVVLDSLDTLKAQQVYVDGKKVAENGQLISPIATENTILPPRDTMHLTPISPQDCQLQLADLQNGTARLRHISGARFTQWGEVDVQVENGIVLLPDEFSLIRVQHRHGRHDAKPQIALLKGWGELRGAIATSYSHDSHNLVVLGRDANDMAMAANLLIESGGGMALVQDGKILAHVAMPIAGMLSELPAPELAEQFRQLRELSSQIADWEPPYRVFKAIEGTCLACNAGPHLTDLGLTCGTTRQIVDAVLERTQSNSGIKNTHPIKNNDRSAN; this is encoded by the coding sequence ATGAAGCTAACAAATCAAACTCGACGTCGCGCGGTACAAGCCGCAAAAGGCGAAATGCCTTTTGACCTTTTACTCACCAATGCCAATATTATCGATATGGTCACTGGGGAAATTCGACCTGCGGATATCGGTATCATTGAAGGGCTGATTGCCAGCGTACATCCAACAGGAAGTCGTACTGATAGCCATGAAACCCATAATTTATCAGGAAAATTTATTTCCCCGGGTTTTATTGATACCCACGTTCATTTAGAAAGTTCCCACCTTCCCCCTGCTCGTTATGCTGACATTGTCCTCACACAAGGCACCACCGCCGTATTTTGGGATCCCCATGAACTTGCCAACGTATTGGGATTAGATGGCGTACGCTATGCCATTGATGCTAGCCGTAATTTACCGCTTGATGTGATGGTTGCCGCCCCTTCTTCTGTGCCTTCAACACCAGGATTGGAAATGTCAGGTGCAGACTTTGCAGGACAAGAGATGTCCACAATGTTGAGCTGGTCGGAAGTCCGTGGCGTAGCGGAAGTGATGGATATGTTCGGCGTGCTAAATGGCAGCGAACGCATGGAAGAGATCCTCGAAGCAGGATTAAGCTCCGGCAAAATCATTGAAGGCCATGCCCGCGGATTAAAAGGTGCTGATTTACAAGCTTATCTTGCTGCTGGCGTTACCTCCGACCACGAACTCACTTCCGCGGAAGATGCCCTTGAAAAACTACGTGCGGGGCTGACATTGGAAATTCGAGGCTCTCACCCTTACCTGCTCCCTGAAATTGTGGCGGCATTGCAAACACTGCCTCATTTATCCTCACAAATCACGGTATGCACAGATGATGTTCCACCGGATATATTGATTGAAAAAGGCGGTGTCATTGCTCTGCTGAATTTATTAATTGAACACGGTATGCAAGCCACTGATGTGCTACGCTTTGCCACACTCAATGGGGCAATTCGCTTACAGCGCAACGATTTAGGTTTGATAGCTGCTGGCCGCCGAGCCAACTTAGTGGTTCTTGATTCTCTCGATACCTTAAAAGCGCAGCAAGTTTATGTTGACGGTAAAAAAGTGGCAGAAAATGGGCAACTTATTTCGCCGATTGCCACTGAAAATACGATTTTACCACCACGCGATACCATGCACCTGACACCAATCTCACCTCAGGATTGCCAGCTTCAATTAGCTGACTTACAAAATGGTACTGCGCGCTTACGCCATATTAGCGGCGCCCGCTTTACTCAGTGGGGAGAGGTCGATGTTCAAGTCGAAAATGGTATCGTGCTACTGCCTGATGAATTTAGTTTGATCCGCGTACAACATCGCCATGGACGCCATGACGCCAAACCACAAATTGCCTTACTAAAAGGATGGGGAGAATTACGCGGCGCCATAGCCACCAGCTACTCCCATGATTCCCATAACCTTGTGGTGCTCGGTCGTGATGCCAACGATATGGCAATGGCTGCCAACCTACTGATTGAAAGTGGTGGCGGTATGGCGTTAGTTCAAGACGGCAAGATCCTTGCTCATGTGGCCATGCCCATTGCAGGTATGCTCTCGGAATTACCTGCACCTGAGCTGGCAGAACAATTTCGCCAACTTAGAGAATTAAGCAGTCAAATTGCTGACTGGGAACCGCCATATCGCGTATTTAAAGCCATCGAAGGCACTTGTCTTGCCTGCAATGCTGGCCCACATTTAACCGATTTAGGGCTGACTTGCGGAACCACTCGCCAGATAGTTGACGCCGTCTTAGAACGAACCCAAAGCAATAGCGGTATTAAAAACACTCATCCAATAAAAAATAATGATAGGAGCGCCAATTAA
- a CDS encoding NCS2 family permease, protein MANDSLHQPTSGSWLERRFALRERGSSIRTECLAGATGFLAAAYLLVVIPGLLAAGGMDKGAATTGTIIVFVLASLLMAFYANLPFIVGPGIGGSVLVGVTLAGSEGIDWQIGLGIACWSGILFFLLTKFGLREVVTRSVPQSIKLGLTASIGLFVAVLGFRNAGLVLANPKTNALMLGDFLSPGALVALAGFFVAIALQARRIPGGILWAILFATLLGIPFGVTKLPESFIGMPHSIAPVLGQVDLIGALNITFLPFLFVFFAAEFFSTMGTTLAVGGEAGLLDKEGNMPNINRPFIVDSIAAALGPMVGIPAATALIESSAAAEAGGKTGMTALAAAFMFLLMLLFTPIALMIPAQATAPALILIGLNMFSGLRKVDLANFTDGLPVLMMVMITLIANSFGTGIAGGLLFYILIKAVAGKWREIPISLWILAVPLVYYFSTLVKH, encoded by the coding sequence ATGGCTAACGATTCTCTTCATCAGCCAACATCAGGGAGTTGGTTAGAAAGGCGTTTTGCACTGCGTGAACGTGGCAGTTCAATCAGAACAGAATGCCTCGCCGGAGCCACTGGGTTCCTTGCAGCCGCCTATTTGCTGGTGGTTATTCCCGGACTGTTAGCTGCCGGTGGTATGGATAAAGGCGCGGCGACCACAGGCACTATCATCGTGTTTGTCCTCGCCAGCCTATTAATGGCGTTCTACGCCAACCTGCCTTTTATTGTCGGTCCCGGTATTGGTGGCTCGGTGTTGGTGGGGGTCACGCTTGCAGGCAGTGAAGGGATTGATTGGCAAATCGGCTTAGGTATCGCCTGCTGGTCTGGCATTTTATTTTTCCTGTTAACCAAATTTGGTTTGCGCGAAGTGGTGACTCGTTCTGTTCCACAATCCATTAAACTGGGCTTAACGGCATCGATTGGGCTATTCGTCGCAGTACTAGGTTTTCGTAACGCAGGTCTGGTATTAGCCAACCCAAAAACTAACGCATTAATGCTGGGGGATTTTCTCTCTCCAGGCGCCTTAGTCGCTCTTGCGGGCTTCTTTGTAGCGATCGCATTACAAGCTCGCCGTATTCCCGGTGGGATCTTATGGGCCATTTTGTTCGCCACCCTACTGGGTATTCCGTTCGGTGTCACAAAGTTACCAGAAAGTTTTATTGGCATGCCCCATTCTATTGCGCCTGTCTTAGGTCAAGTGGATTTAATTGGCGCCTTAAACATCACCTTCTTACCTTTCTTGTTTGTGTTCTTCGCCGCGGAGTTTTTCTCCACCATGGGAACCACATTAGCCGTCGGTGGCGAAGCCGGATTACTGGATAAAGAAGGCAATATGCCGAATATCAACCGCCCGTTTATTGTGGATTCCATCGCAGCAGCATTAGGTCCTATGGTTGGTATCCCTGCGGCAACTGCATTAATTGAATCTTCAGCGGCGGCGGAAGCGGGTGGTAAAACGGGTATGACAGCATTAGCGGCGGCGTTCATGTTCCTGCTTATGTTACTGTTTACCCCAATCGCGTTAATGATCCCGGCGCAAGCCACCGCACCTGCGCTGATTTTAATTGGCTTAAATATGTTCAGCGGATTACGTAAAGTGGATTTAGCTAATTTTACCGATGGTCTGCCAGTATTAATGATGGTGATGATCACGTTAATCGCGAACAGTTTCGGTACAGGGATTGCAGGCGGGTTACTGTTTTATATCTTAATTAAAGCGGTGGCAGGCAAGTGGCGTGAAATTCCAATCAGTCTGTGGATCCTCGCAGTGCCATTAGTGTATTACTTCTCAACGTTAGTGAAGCACTAA
- the mdlC gene encoding benzoylformate decarboxylase — protein MKKTIRQVTFDLLRQLNITTIFGNPGSTEETFLKDFPSDFRYIQTLHEASAVAAADGYAQGMRKVAMVNLHTSAGLSNGMSNILTAYMNRTPLIITAGNQTREMLLMEPWLTNIEPETLPKPWVKWSYQPERAEDVPAAFMRAYAMALQPPAGPVFLSIPLDDWDKPAIAQEAVVREVSQRIGYDPVRLQAFADALNSAKNPVLIYGSAIARGEGWDAGITLAEKLNIPVWAAPASERPPFPESHPLYAGGLPFAMGPLSDKLKGHDLALIIGAPVFRYYPYVAGSYLPDGMRLLHITDDPIEVGRAPVGDSLLSDAVLAIEGLTPLVDARTASKNKIEKQSHGMAPHPAAPEVKGNSTVLSAAQLFKALREASPKETVLVEESPSNLGELHREWPIDSPDFFYTFASGSLGWNLPASVGIALAEKDSGRHRPVMSIIGDGSMQYSIQGLWSAAQHNLPIVFVIPRNSEYAILKSFAVLEETPGVPGLDIPNLDIVALGKGYGCTALKATTVDEVKAACREAFKRQGPTVIEVPIQPQIPPLI, from the coding sequence ATGAAGAAAACCATTCGCCAAGTGACTTTTGATTTACTACGTCAATTGAATATTACGACCATTTTCGGTAACCCTGGTTCGACTGAAGAGACATTCTTAAAAGATTTTCCGAGTGATTTTCGTTATATCCAAACATTACATGAAGCTTCTGCTGTGGCGGCAGCTGACGGTTATGCTCAGGGAATGCGCAAAGTAGCAATGGTCAACTTGCATACCTCTGCGGGACTTAGTAATGGAATGAGTAATATCCTGACCGCCTATATGAACCGTACGCCACTGATTATTACGGCGGGTAACCAAACTCGTGAAATGTTGCTGATGGAACCTTGGTTAACCAATATCGAGCCTGAAACCCTACCAAAGCCATGGGTCAAATGGAGCTATCAGCCGGAGCGTGCGGAAGATGTACCTGCCGCTTTTATGCGGGCATATGCGATGGCGCTTCAGCCACCCGCGGGACCCGTTTTCCTATCAATTCCCCTTGATGATTGGGATAAACCTGCCATTGCACAAGAGGCGGTTGTTCGTGAAGTTTCGCAGCGCATAGGTTATGACCCTGTTCGCTTACAGGCATTTGCGGATGCCCTGAATTCAGCCAAAAATCCAGTACTGATTTATGGTTCAGCCATTGCGCGAGGTGAAGGTTGGGATGCAGGCATTACGCTAGCTGAAAAATTAAATATTCCTGTTTGGGCGGCTCCCGCCTCTGAGCGCCCGCCGTTCCCTGAATCGCATCCATTGTATGCGGGGGGATTGCCTTTCGCGATGGGGCCGTTGTCAGACAAGCTGAAAGGACATGATTTAGCGTTGATTATTGGGGCGCCTGTTTTCCGTTATTATCCTTATGTAGCAGGCAGTTATTTACCAGATGGAATGCGTTTACTACACATTACTGATGACCCTATCGAGGTAGGAAGGGCACCAGTTGGTGATAGCTTACTCAGTGATGCGGTACTCGCGATTGAAGGGCTGACACCGTTAGTGGATGCCAGAACAGCCTCGAAAAATAAGATTGAGAAACAGTCTCATGGTATGGCCCCACACCCTGCTGCGCCAGAAGTGAAGGGAAATTCAACGGTATTAAGCGCAGCACAGCTATTTAAAGCGCTGAGAGAAGCTTCCCCGAAAGAGACCGTCTTGGTGGAAGAATCGCCGTCAAACCTTGGCGAGCTGCACCGTGAATGGCCAATTGATTCACCGGATTTTTTCTATACGTTTGCCAGTGGATCATTAGGTTGGAACTTGCCAGCAAGTGTGGGAATTGCTTTAGCGGAAAAAGACAGTGGCCGACACCGCCCTGTAATGTCGATTATTGGCGATGGTTCGATGCAATATTCGATTCAAGGACTATGGAGCGCCGCACAACATAATTTACCGATTGTGTTTGTGATCCCTCGAAATAGCGAGTATGCCATTTTAAAATCCTTCGCTGTGTTAGAAGAAACGCCGGGGGTTCCGGGGCTGGATATTCCAAACTTGGATATTGTGGCGTTGGGTAAAGGTTATGGTTGCACGGCGTTAAAAGCCACGACGGTGGATGAGGTTAAAGCGGCTTGTCGTGAGGCATTTAAGCGCCAAGGCCCAACGGTGATTGAAGTGCCTATTCAACCTCAAATTCCCCCACTGATTTAA
- the gltS gene encoding sodium/glutamate symporter has product MTLDASYTLLFACLALLIGMIVVKISPFLQKNHIPDAVVGGFIVAIVLLIVDKAAGYTFSFDTSLQSTLMIAFFSSIGLSSDFARLIKGGKPLVILTLAVTILIVIQNAVGMGMAVMLNESPFIGLIAGSITLTGGHGNAGAWGPILADKYGVTGAVELAMACATMGLVLGGLVGGPVARHLLKKVTIPKATEQEKETILEAFEQPTVKRKINANNIIETISMLIICIVAGSYISELVKDTPMHLPTFVWCLFVGIIIRNILTHVFKHEVFEPTVDVLGSVALSLFLAIALMSLKFGQLASMAGPVLIIIAVQTVVMVLFACFVTFKMMGSDYDAVVISAGHCGFGMGATPTAIANMQTITRAFSPSHKAFLVVPMVGAFLVDITNSIIIKLYIELGASIA; this is encoded by the coding sequence ATGACCCTAGATGCCAGCTATACGCTATTGTTTGCATGCTTAGCGCTGCTTATTGGGATGATTGTGGTGAAAATCAGCCCTTTTCTACAGAAAAACCATATTCCTGATGCTGTTGTCGGCGGATTTATTGTTGCTATCGTTTTATTAATTGTTGATAAAGCGGCTGGCTATACTTTTTCGTTTGATACCTCATTACAAAGCACATTGATGATCGCTTTCTTCTCGTCAATTGGTCTGAGCTCTGACTTTGCTCGACTAATTAAAGGCGGGAAACCTCTCGTTATTTTAACACTTGCTGTTACCATTTTAATTGTGATCCAAAACGCGGTGGGCATGGGCATGGCAGTCATGCTAAACGAAAGTCCATTTATCGGTCTGATTGCAGGTTCAATCACATTAACAGGCGGTCACGGTAACGCTGGTGCTTGGGGACCTATCCTTGCAGATAAATATGGCGTAACAGGTGCTGTTGAGCTAGCGATGGCTTGTGCAACTATGGGGCTGGTTCTAGGTGGACTTGTCGGTGGGCCAGTCGCTCGCCACTTACTGAAAAAAGTGACAATTCCAAAAGCGACCGAGCAAGAAAAAGAGACCATCCTTGAAGCATTTGAACAACCAACGGTAAAAAGAAAAATCAACGCTAATAACATCATTGAAACGATTTCAATGCTGATTATCTGTATCGTTGCGGGTAGCTATATCAGTGAGTTAGTAAAAGATACACCAATGCACTTACCGACTTTCGTTTGGTGTCTGTTTGTCGGCATCATCATCCGTAATATCTTAACTCACGTGTTTAAACATGAAGTTTTCGAGCCCACTGTTGACGTTTTAGGCAGCGTGGCGCTCTCGTTATTCCTTGCTATTGCGCTAATGTCATTGAAGTTTGGTCAATTAGCTAGCATGGCAGGTCCAGTATTAATCATTATTGCGGTACAAACCGTGGTGATGGTGCTATTCGCCTGCTTTGTCACCTTCAAGATGATGGGCAGCGACTATGATGCCGTCGTTATTAGTGCAGGTCACTGTGGGTTCGGAATGGGAGCAACGCCAACAGCAATCGCCAACATGCAAACTATTACTCGAGCATTTAGCCCATCACACAAAGCCTTCTTAGTGGTACCGATGGTCGGTGCGTTCCTGGTGGATATCACCAACAGTATCATCATCAAGTTATATATTGAATTAGGCGCATCCATCGCATAA
- a CDS encoding LysR family transcriptional regulator, translating into MKLRHLDIFYAVMTCGSLTRAAEVLHISQPAASKALKHAEQQLGLVLFQRIRGKLLPTDEANLLFEEAKEVYQNLDRLRILAQNLSRNPQGKLAIGCLPSLGLNLVPEVTALFIKKHPNIKLTIGTHHTTDILQLLTQQDLDIGIAFNLAIEGGITVLPVADIPLVYVDSQAPAKSPVSLVDIDQERWIHPGSDSLSQLLQQVHEFQESNISVHTYHMAAEFVRAGLGCSITDIFSAEHTLPESMIYPLKENLHLAVSVFHRADRPLTKAAQNYVNTLSLILKKRNAVVNQKLYSGDENSIV; encoded by the coding sequence ATGAAGTTACGGCACCTTGATATCTTTTATGCAGTGATGACCTGCGGTTCACTCACTCGCGCAGCTGAAGTTCTGCACATTTCCCAGCCAGCGGCGAGTAAAGCCCTCAAACATGCTGAACAGCAATTGGGACTCGTTTTATTCCAACGGATCCGAGGGAAATTACTGCCAACAGATGAAGCCAATTTATTATTTGAAGAGGCAAAAGAGGTTTATCAGAATTTAGATAGACTCAGAATTTTGGCACAGAATTTATCTAGAAACCCACAAGGCAAATTAGCTATTGGGTGTTTACCAAGTCTGGGGCTTAACTTAGTGCCTGAAGTTACCGCGCTGTTTATCAAAAAACATCCAAATATCAAACTCACTATTGGTACCCATCACACCACAGATATTTTGCAATTATTAACTCAACAAGATCTTGATATTGGCATCGCATTTAATTTGGCCATTGAAGGTGGGATCACCGTATTGCCTGTTGCTGATATTCCTCTCGTCTATGTGGATAGCCAAGCTCCTGCAAAATCCCCTGTTTCACTGGTGGATATCGACCAAGAACGCTGGATCCACCCAGGCTCCGACTCCCTCTCGCAACTACTACAACAGGTGCATGAGTTTCAGGAATCCAATATCAGCGTGCATACCTACCACATGGCCGCGGAGTTCGTTCGTGCTGGTCTAGGTTGCAGTATTACCGACATTTTTTCTGCGGAACATACCCTGCCAGAATCGATGATTTATCCGCTTAAAGAAAATTTGCATTTAGCCGTATCCGTTTTCCATCGCGCGGATAGGCCGCTCACGAAAGCCGCACAAAATTATGTAAACACCTTGTCGCTAATACTAAAAAAACGCAACGCAGTAGTTAACCAAAAGTTATACTCTGGTGATGAAAACTCAATTGTTTAG
- a CDS encoding D-amino acid dehydrogenase, translating into MTKHVVVIGAGVIGLSTAYALIKAGQTVTLIESDSDVGMETSFANGGQLSYRYVSPLADAGVPLQGLRWMGKNDSPLNLRIDFTLQQLSWMTQFTLACNRTTNKINGAHLLRLSLLSQNVMNTWRTNGDIADFAWEKSGKLIIHREQSSFKKASETVDKEFQKVLNADEIVELEPALKNIQSQLVGAIYAPDDETADCYLFCKNILAYLSTQPQFTLCLEHSVKSFIKFGNAITGVETNQGTIQADDVVICAGNGSRELLKPLGIDVPILGLKGYSLSVEYPQMAHIVPKLSVTDYGNKIVYAKLNDQLRIAAMVDIGYDKFGLRENRISALKSIIKKTFPNLPKIDEAETWCGLRPSTPKGPPMLGKTTHNNLWLNVGHGSLGFTLAAGSAEILTQLITQQRSPISLEGLTR; encoded by the coding sequence ATGACTAAACATGTGGTAGTGATCGGTGCTGGAGTGATTGGATTAAGTACCGCATATGCTTTAATTAAAGCGGGTCAAACCGTCACATTAATTGAATCTGATTCTGACGTTGGCATGGAAACCAGCTTTGCTAATGGTGGACAATTAAGTTATCGCTATGTTTCGCCGCTTGCAGATGCGGGCGTTCCATTACAAGGCTTACGCTGGATGGGTAAAAATGATTCTCCATTAAATTTGAGAATCGATTTTACATTACAACAGCTATCTTGGATGACCCAATTCACCTTAGCCTGTAACCGCACAACCAATAAAATTAATGGCGCTCATTTATTACGATTATCGCTACTCAGTCAAAATGTCATGAATACTTGGCGTACCAATGGTGATATAGCAGACTTTGCTTGGGAAAAATCGGGAAAATTAATTATCCATCGCGAACAATCTAGCTTTAAAAAAGCCAGTGAAACCGTGGATAAAGAATTTCAAAAAGTCCTTAATGCCGATGAAATCGTTGAATTAGAGCCTGCATTAAAGAATATTCAATCACAATTAGTGGGCGCAATTTACGCCCCTGATGATGAAACCGCAGATTGCTATTTATTCTGCAAAAATATTCTGGCTTATTTATCGACACAGCCACAATTTACATTATGCCTTGAGCACTCGGTCAAATCCTTTATTAAATTTGGCAATGCCATTACGGGTGTCGAAACAAATCAAGGCACAATTCAAGCGGATGATGTGGTGATTTGCGCAGGCAATGGTAGCCGTGAGCTATTAAAACCCCTTGGCATTGATGTGCCAATTCTCGGTTTAAAAGGCTACAGCCTCAGTGTGGAATACCCACAAATGGCACATATTGTTCCTAAACTTAGCGTTACCGACTACGGCAATAAAATTGTCTACGCCAAACTTAATGATCAATTACGCATCGCGGCCATGGTCGATATTGGTTATGACAAATTTGGATTACGAGAAAACAGAATTTCTGCATTAAAAAGTATTATTAAAAAAACATTCCCTAATTTGCCTAAAATTGATGAAGCAGAAACATGGTGCGGTTTACGTCCGTCAACACCAAAGGGACCACCAATGTTAGGCAAAACGACACACAATAACTTATGGCTCAATGTGGGTCACGGCAGTTTAGGTTTTACATTAGCAGCGGGTAGCGCAGAGATATTAACTCAGCTAATTACCCAGCAGCGCTCTCCTATTTCACTAGAAGGATTAACGAGGTAA
- a CDS encoding RidA family protein, translating to MSIKRNNPKPRLADSVEYAGLVYLSGQVPTDLSKDITAQTQDVLNKIDILLAASNSDKTRILSAQVWIKDMKRDFADFNTVWEAWMPAEFSPARAAVEANMAREQVLVEVMVTAAQR from the coding sequence ATGTCCATTAAACGTAATAACCCAAAACCACGCTTAGCAGACAGCGTTGAATATGCTGGATTAGTTTACTTATCTGGACAAGTGCCTACGGATTTAAGCAAAGATATTACCGCTCAAACCCAAGATGTATTAAACAAAATTGACATATTATTAGCAGCTAGCAACAGCGATAAAACCCGTATTTTATCTGCTCAAGTGTGGATAAAAGATATGAAACGTGATTTTGCTGACTTTAATACCGTTTGGGAAGCTTGGATGCCGGCTGAATTTAGCCCTGCTCGAGCCGCTGTTGAAGCGAATATGGCTCGGGAGCAAGTACTCGTTGAAGTTATGGTGACCGCAGCACAGCGCTAG